One window of Methanospirillum lacunae genomic DNA carries:
- a CDS encoding CopG family ribbon-helix-helix protein — protein sequence MKRRYNITLTPEMDEKLNHYAYVTRKSRSSLIEEALDQYLAGKDDGSRSSHDDVSVLKERMELLEAKIQRIETRDCLRQEPVQSRTQNFQEKNSPVISQTPQCQNPDKMRQNLPLETEVQSVISLDPDGWYTQTLVSEFLDQSVLPSTRKSIVSLAVARGEMETNGKKRKGCRIKGSSAIRWIISMRKKDKPPVFFLGSH from the coding sequence ATGAAACGACGATACAACATCACTCTCACCCCTGAAATGGATGAGAAATTGAACCATTATGCATATGTTACCAGGAAGAGCAGAAGTTCTCTTATTGAGGAAGCTCTTGATCAATACCTGGCTGGTAAAGATGATGGTTCGCGCTCTTCACACGATGATGTATCAGTTCTCAAAGAGAGGATGGAACTACTTGAAGCGAAAATTCAGAGAATTGAAACCAGAGATTGTTTACGTCAGGAACCGGTTCAATCCCGCACTCAGAATTTTCAGGAAAAAAATTCTCCTGTAATATCACAAACCCCACAATGCCAAAATCCGGATAAAATGCGGCAAAATCTCCCACTCGAGACAGAGGTACAGTCTGTTATTTCACTTGATCCAGATGGATGGTACACTCAGACACTGGTGAGTGAATTCCTTGATCAATCTGTTCTCCCAAGTACGCGGAAAAGCATCGTTTCACTTGCCGTTGCCCGGGGTGAAATGGAGACGAATGGTAAAAAACGAAAAGGGTGTAGGATAAAGGGTTCATCAGCAATCAGGTGGATTATTTCGATGAGAAAAAAAGACAAGCCGCCAGTTTTTTTCCTGGGATCTCACTGA
- a CDS encoding ATP-binding protein, translated as MKLIICGKGGSGKSTITSLLAHEYARTNHNVLIVDTDESNGGLHRLLGTKVPKDLLHYFGGKQGIKEKMPSKKPDCATNQLFDWPLSIDTIPEEYISKNGSVSLVSIGKITHSGEGCACPMGMLSRQFLKSLTLEKNDVVIIDTEAGIEHFGRGIDAEADCVLMVVDPSFESVGLAHTITSMIKELDMPFYYVLNRVTPEISSKIRSSLENPENIIAEIPEDSKILTNGLMGTPITEAYPPILTLIKGIQQA; from the coding sequence ATGAAACTAATAATCTGTGGAAAAGGTGGAAGTGGAAAAAGCACCATCACTTCGCTGCTCGCTCATGAATATGCCAGAACCAATCACAATGTTCTCATTGTCGACACAGACGAATCGAACGGCGGACTTCATAGGTTGCTTGGCACAAAAGTTCCAAAAGATTTACTCCACTATTTCGGAGGAAAACAAGGTATTAAAGAGAAGATGCCATCAAAAAAGCCGGATTGTGCAACAAATCAGCTGTTTGACTGGCCTCTCTCAATTGATACAATACCGGAAGAATATATTTCTAAAAATGGATCTGTTTCATTGGTATCAATAGGAAAGATCACTCATTCAGGGGAGGGATGTGCCTGTCCAATGGGGATGTTATCAAGACAATTCCTCAAATCACTCACCCTGGAAAAGAATGATGTAGTCATCATCGATACTGAGGCAGGAATTGAACATTTTGGCAGAGGAATTGATGCTGAAGCAGATTGTGTTCTTATGGTAGTTGACCCCTCGTTTGAATCTGTGGGTCTTGCCCATACAATAACTTCAATGATCAAAGAACTTGATATGCCATTTTACTATGTTCTCAATAGAGTTACTCCAGAAATCAGTTCAAAAATCCGGAGTAGTCTTGAAAATCCAGAGAATATTATTGCTGAAATTCCAGAAGATTCAAAAATCTTAACGAATGGACTAATGGGAACACCCATTACCGAAGCATATCCTCCGATTCTGACTCTGATAAAAGGAATTCAGCAGGCATAA
- a CDS encoding histidine kinase N-terminal 7TM domain-containing protein, translating into MQFQNYPFFYLMFLSAIISGIISIITWNRRDVRGSGIFSFYMFLIAWWSFFYGLEVTAIDPDLHILYLKIEYLAIPWIPGCVILFALKFGGFNHLVNRKTCALIFLVPVLTFVSYFTNELHHWYYQAVDALTIDGLTIISITPGFMYNVLSSYILLSIAFCLVVFLYILYNSPRVFFIQSFLFVCILFSLMAGYLYYHFMPRLYPDFDITPIVLAFAGIILLFEIFQYQFFDLVHFPHRKIFEHLHDGIIVLDTVNRVLEMNNEAITMLHLENLSIIGGKFDTISTFLSDLKTDLTGLTPIHTTINHLYENNSYYYAIDMYPVFDSINRLECRLIVMRDISEIIKSKNALTEAGKKLGLLTSITRHDILNQIMIISFYIEDIANTCNNQSQTMTAFDRVKDATTMIKQLISFTSVYQDLGIAEPGWYKVSDVVQKAWKTRNVPPTVSCHIDANIVIYADMLLEKVFFNLIDNSLRHGKDITSITVSSKISEKCAVIIYEDDGGGVNFENKSKIFKRGFGENTGYGLFLVREILGITSITIEETGIPGIGVRFEITVPHGGFMVPAES; encoded by the coding sequence ATGCAGTTTCAGAATTATCCTTTTTTCTACCTGATGTTTTTATCCGCAATAATTTCAGGAATCATTTCAATTATTACCTGGAACCGCAGGGATGTTCGTGGGTCAGGTATTTTTTCCTTTTACATGTTCCTAATCGCCTGGTGGTCTTTTTTTTATGGTCTTGAAGTAACTGCAATTGATCCAGACCTTCATATCCTTTATCTAAAAATAGAATACCTTGCAATTCCCTGGATACCAGGATGTGTGATATTATTTGCACTGAAGTTTGGTGGATTTAATCATCTTGTAAATAGGAAAACCTGTGCATTAATCTTCCTAGTTCCGGTTCTCACCTTTGTGTCATATTTTACCAATGAATTACACCATTGGTACTATCAGGCAGTAGATGCCCTTACGATAGATGGCCTCACCATTATCTCAATAACACCAGGGTTCATGTACAATGTTCTCTCATCATACATCCTGCTCTCCATAGCATTCTGCCTGGTGGTTTTCTTATATATACTATATAACTCACCCCGTGTTTTTTTTATTCAGTCTTTTTTGTTTGTGTGTATTTTATTTTCACTTATGGCAGGATATCTGTATTATCACTTTATGCCTAGACTATACCCGGATTTTGATATTACTCCTATCGTTTTGGCATTTGCAGGGATAATCCTACTATTTGAAATATTCCAATACCAGTTTTTCGACCTTGTTCATTTTCCACACAGAAAAATATTTGAGCATCTGCATGATGGAATCATCGTCCTGGATACTGTAAACCGGGTTCTGGAGATGAACAATGAAGCAATTACAATGTTACATCTGGAAAATTTATCAATAATCGGGGGTAAATTTGATACAATCTCAACATTTTTATCAGATTTAAAAACTGATCTAACAGGTTTGACTCCGATACATACAACAATCAATCACCTGTATGAAAACAATTCATATTATTATGCTATTGACATGTATCCTGTTTTTGACTCTATTAACCGATTGGAATGCAGATTAATTGTGATGAGAGATATCAGCGAAATAATTAAATCAAAAAATGCCCTGACTGAAGCGGGTAAGAAACTAGGGCTTTTGACTTCAATTACCAGGCATGATATACTCAATCAAATTATGATCATATCATTCTACATCGAGGACATTGCAAATACGTGTAATAATCAGTCTCAAACAATGACAGCATTTGACCGGGTAAAAGATGCAACCACGATGATCAAACAACTTATAAGTTTCACATCGGTGTACCAGGATCTTGGAATTGCAGAACCCGGGTGGTACAAAGTTTCAGATGTTGTACAAAAAGCATGGAAAACCAGAAACGTTCCCCCAACAGTGAGCTGCCATATTGATGCAAATATTGTAATATATGCAGATATGTTACTCGAAAAAGTATTTTTTAATCTTATCGATAATTCGTTAAGGCATGGAAAAGATATCACCTCCATAACCGTCTCATCTAAGATATCAGAAAAATGTGCAGTAATTATCTACGAAGATGATGGAGGGGGAGTCAATTTTGAAAATAAAAGTAAGATTTTTAAAAGAGGATTTGGAGAAAACACAGGATATGGCCTATTTTTGGTAAGAGAGATTCTGGGAATTACCTCTATTACAATAGAGGAGACAGGAATACCGGGAATTGGAGTCAGGTTTGAGATAACAGTTCCACACGGGGGATTTATGGTCCCTGCAGAATCATAA
- a CDS encoding ABC transporter ATP-binding protein, producing the protein MSSVLITAKDISKSYSSGYSGTRQKVLSKCSLTIHQGEVVGLIGPSGSGKSTFGRILSGLDRSDSGSIHYRDRPLTYTMWTRDYSIRRKIQILFQDPGGTFNPVKTLKNSFLQVLKLPGVTLPDGGITSVLEDIGLHEEILSRFPHEISGGQAQRLALARILLVNPDLIILDEPTSALDLSVQAQILHLLKRIKEKRNISYLFISHDEEVLQFMCDKIFKMELGTIVPYQ; encoded by the coding sequence ATGTCATCTGTGTTAATAACAGCAAAAGATATCTCAAAATCCTATTCTTCTGGATATTCGGGGACCAGGCAGAAGGTATTATCCAAATGTTCACTCACAATTCATCAAGGAGAGGTTGTTGGCCTCATCGGCCCGTCAGGTTCTGGAAAAAGCACATTTGGGAGAATTTTATCAGGCCTTGATAGATCTGACAGTGGCTCAATTCATTACAGAGACAGACCTCTCACATATACCATGTGGACACGTGATTACTCAATCAGAAGAAAGATACAGATTTTATTTCAGGATCCTGGAGGTACTTTTAATCCGGTAAAAACCCTAAAAAACTCCTTCTTACAAGTTCTCAAACTTCCCGGCGTAACACTTCCTGATGGAGGTATCACTTCAGTTTTAGAAGATATCGGATTACATGAAGAGATTCTTTCACGCTTTCCTCATGAGATTTCAGGAGGACAGGCTCAAAGGCTTGCACTTGCCAGAATCCTTCTTGTCAATCCTGACCTCATTATTCTTGATGAACCAACGTCGGCATTGGATCTCTCAGTACAGGCACAAATACTCCATCTGCTCAAAAGAATTAAAGAGAAGAGAAATATTTCATATCTTTTTATTTCTCATGATGAAGAGGTTCTTCAATTTATGTGTGACAAAATATTCAAAATGGAGTTAGGCACCATTGTTCCATACCAATGA
- a CDS encoding molybdopterin molybdotransferase MoeA yields MIAIPRICINSQLLSFDEAKSLILSSFKSPNNRTSMPTADSCGYVIAEPVYSQRTNPPLILSGPDGIAVRSGETSNASENNPVEVEAPRVNTGMPLPEGYDAVIAVEEITAVTDTRSLIYKPVSSHQNTIAKGVDIKKGDLLFDCGHVIRAFDVGAMLSYGILDVSVKTWKVGVVATGDEIISPYTEPKPGQIVDSNSYMIASALRQFGVTPVLYPVLNDDPDAISAGIKTMISECDMVLIFGGSSAGSKDYTVDAMEQSGTLLFHGVAMGPGKPVTLAQVNNKPVFGMPGPSISTMAVLYELIFPLLSEWCVPIPSPTYIKGILTNPVPSIEGFDIFRLVRVRSENDKTLITPVPWVFGHMMGIQADAILHKKAGSDTFIQGQEVDVRMVEPNFSEPSWIHAYQ; encoded by the coding sequence GTGATTGCAATACCACGAATATGTATCAACTCACAGTTATTATCCTTTGATGAGGCAAAAAGTCTCATTCTATCCTCGTTTAAGTCGCCAAATAACAGAACCAGTATGCCAACTGCAGATTCGTGCGGATATGTCATCGCTGAACCGGTCTACTCACAACGAACTAATCCTCCCCTTATTCTTTCTGGACCTGATGGAATCGCAGTACGTAGTGGTGAAACATCTAACGCTAGCGAGAATAATCCGGTAGAGGTTGAGGCACCACGGGTAAACACCGGGATGCCCCTTCCTGAAGGATATGATGCAGTTATAGCAGTGGAAGAGATAACAGCAGTTACAGACACCAGATCTCTGATTTATAAACCGGTCTCATCTCATCAGAACACCATAGCAAAAGGAGTGGACATCAAAAAAGGCGATCTGCTCTTTGATTGTGGTCATGTAATCAGAGCCTTTGATGTTGGTGCAATGCTCTCATACGGGATTCTTGATGTATCGGTAAAGACCTGGAAGGTTGGAGTCGTTGCAACAGGCGATGAGATAATTTCCCCATATACAGAACCAAAACCAGGTCAGATAGTAGATAGTAACTCATACATGATTGCATCAGCTCTCAGACAGTTTGGAGTTACACCGGTCCTATATCCTGTATTGAATGATGATCCTGATGCCATTTCAGCCGGAATCAAAACCATGATTTCAGAGTGTGATATGGTCCTGATCTTTGGTGGTTCTTCCGCAGGTTCAAAAGATTATACAGTAGACGCAATGGAACAGAGTGGAACGCTTCTGTTTCATGGTGTTGCGATGGGACCTGGTAAACCAGTGACATTAGCACAGGTGAATAATAAACCGGTCTTTGGAATGCCCGGACCATCAATCTCAACCATGGCAGTTCTTTATGAACTGATTTTTCCGCTTCTCTCCGAGTGGTGCGTGCCGATACCTTCACCAACGTACATAAAGGGAATATTAACGAATCCAGTACCTTCAATAGAAGGGTTTGATATTTTCAGACTTGTCAGGGTGAGATCTGAAAATGACAAAACCCTGATAACCCCGGTACCATGGGTATTCGGACATATGATGGGGATTCAAGCAGATGCCATTCTCCACAAGAAAGCAGGATCTGACACATTCATTCAGGGGCAGGAGGTAGATGTCAGGATGGTAGAACCAAATTTTTCTGAACCTTCCTGGATTCATGCATATCAGTGA
- a CDS encoding TOBE domain-containing protein, which translates to MKISARNALKGTIKSITKGPVNAEVVIDIGGGVLVTAIITVHAVENLALKEGKEAYAVVKASEVMVAVE; encoded by the coding sequence ATGAAGATTAGCGCAAGAAACGCCCTGAAAGGAACCATCAAATCAATCACAAAGGGTCCGGTCAACGCAGAGGTAGTCATTGATATTGGAGGCGGAGTCCTCGTAACTGCCATAATTACGGTACATGCTGTAGAGAACCTCGCCTTAAAGGAAGGAAAGGAAGCCTACGCAGTAGTCAAGGCTAGTGAAGTAATGGTAGCCGTAGAGTAA
- a CDS encoding ABC transporter permease — protein MTTEPQNLNISKPLILSVLILLVFIIAALIPQYIAPYNPEKRFIPYLSPGSDHILGTDDVGHDVFSLLVYGTRISLIIGFCAGGLSMLIGIWVGVISGYVKGRVDDILMGITDIVLIIPKIPVIIVIAAFFRPNIWILICILGLFSWESTARLVRAKTLQLSSSGFVLSARCLGFSPHHVMLREIIPVIYPIILPKGMLIVAGAMISEASLSFLGLSDPTMESWGKIISDAFTHGGFVREMWWWVIPPALCISLVIISFVRIGMIHEQPERESAFE, from the coding sequence ATGACTACAGAGCCCCAAAATCTGAACATAAGCAAACCTCTCATTCTCTCTGTACTCATCCTATTGGTCTTCATCATTGCTGCGTTAATCCCCCAGTATATCGCCCCATATAACCCGGAGAAGAGATTTATTCCATATCTTTCTCCAGGTTCAGATCACATTCTTGGAACCGATGATGTAGGACATGATGTTTTTTCCCTGCTTGTATATGGAACCAGGATTTCATTAATCATCGGTTTTTGTGCAGGAGGACTCTCAATGCTGATTGGAATTTGGGTGGGTGTAATATCAGGATATGTTAAAGGCAGAGTCGATGATATCCTGATGGGGATCACCGATATTGTATTAATAATTCCAAAAATTCCGGTAATTATAGTAATAGCAGCATTCTTCAGACCTAACATCTGGATTTTGATCTGTATTCTCGGTCTTTTTTCCTGGGAAAGCACTGCACGACTTGTCAGGGCAAAAACTCTTCAATTAAGTTCATCAGGATTTGTTCTTTCTGCAAGGTGTCTTGGATTTTCTCCTCATCATGTAATGCTCAGGGAGATTATTCCTGTAATCTATCCGATAATACTTCCTAAAGGAATGCTCATTGTAGCCGGAGCAATGATATCAGAAGCATCACTGTCATTCCTTGGGTTATCTGATCCCACAATGGAAAGTTGGGGAAAAATTATTTCTGACGCCTTTACTCACGGCGGATTTGTCAGAGAAATGTGGTGGTGGGTCATTCCTCCAGCTCTTTGTATAAGCCTTGTAATCATCTCATTTGTCAGAATCGGAATGATACATGAACAACCAGAGCGTGAAAGTGCATTTGAATGA
- a CDS encoding TOBE domain-containing protein has translation MKISARNALKGTIKSITKGPVNAEVVIDIGAGKLVTAMITAHAVENLALKEGKEAYAVVKASEVMIAVD, from the coding sequence ATGAAAATCAGCGCTCGCAATGCACTCAAGGGAACAATTAAATCCATCACCAAGGGACCGGTCAACGCAGAAGTTGTAATCGACATCGGAGCAGGAAAACTTGTGACAGCCATGATTACAGCACATGCAGTGGAGAACCTCGCCTTAAAGGAAGGAAAGGAAGCCTACGCAGTTGTCAAGGCAAGCGAAGTAATGATCGCTGTCGATTAA
- a CDS encoding ABC transporter permease gives MNIASFFSLFLRRKFLRYLCSFIVVLLIVFLIPRLMPGDPVINLVGEDVILTQSVIAELHANYGLDKPLYEQFLTYCSHLSRLDLGYSYHMHAQVLDLLISRVGWTLLYVGIAVILGSILGIIIGAFSGWRSETLLAKFFSGLALMISSTPPYLLGLFFLVIFVYHLGWFPFKGLYDTFTITSIAHHIALPVIVLTLFYASRNLLIMRGTTITEKNLLYPQFAKALGITDSEILRRHVRRNAVIPLITLFALDFGFLISGALFIEIVFSLNGMGSLIYDAIQLRDYPILTSSFLIISLLVIIANIIADIIILMVDPRARED, from the coding sequence ATGAACATTGCCTCTTTTTTTAGTCTCTTTTTACGGAGGAAATTTCTCAGATATCTCTGTTCTTTTATTGTAGTACTTCTGATCGTCTTTTTAATTCCAAGACTCATGCCCGGAGATCCGGTCATCAATCTGGTTGGAGAAGACGTAATATTGACCCAGTCGGTCATTGCTGAGTTACATGCAAATTATGGTCTTGATAAACCATTATATGAGCAATTTTTAACATACTGCTCACATCTCTCCAGATTAGATTTAGGATATTCGTACCATATGCATGCACAGGTCCTTGATCTTCTCATAAGTCGGGTAGGGTGGACTCTGCTCTATGTCGGGATTGCAGTAATACTGGGAAGCATATTAGGGATTATAATTGGAGCATTTTCTGGTTGGAGATCTGAGACGTTACTCGCAAAATTCTTTTCAGGATTAGCCCTGATGATATCCTCAACTCCGCCATACCTGCTCGGCCTCTTCTTCCTGGTCATATTCGTCTACCATCTGGGATGGTTTCCGTTTAAAGGACTCTATGATACCTTTACAATCACCAGTATCGCTCATCATATTGCATTACCGGTTATCGTGCTAACCCTGTTTTATGCATCACGAAACCTTCTCATCATGCGGGGAACAACCATCACTGAAAAGAATCTGCTCTACCCTCAATTTGCAAAAGCCCTTGGGATAACAGACTCCGAGATCCTCAGGAGACATGTGAGAAGAAATGCTGTAATTCCTCTTATTACTCTCTTTGCACTTGATTTTGGTTTTCTTATATCAGGAGCCCTCTTTATTGAGATTGTTTTCTCGTTAAATGGTATGGGAAGCTTGATCTATGATGCTATTCAGCTCCGGGATTACCCAATTCTGACCAGTTCATTTCTTATAATTTCCCTTCTTGTAATCATTGCCAACATCATTGCTGATATCATTATCCTTATGGTTGACCCGAGAGCACGGGAGGATTGA
- a CDS encoding ABC transporter substrate-binding protein has translation MTNVRSIILGILLILMLGSMGSVLAEDKVLKIGTTDQIKSLSLLSDYNLEQISEASNLPLTQFDENGKVIGALASSYEASPDNTVWTFTLADNIFWSDGKPITGEDVIFSMEVYETDVTAKWLKELVKDAKVEGNKVIYTLNKPYTNLAQDFATREILPKHIWESIDKPLEYADPKGSYVGSGPFYIDSIDLSSAKLIFKKNPYWKGKQPYYDSIEVSWFKNEDAASKALQSGAVDTYWKYATSFPYASIDSLKSTGNFDILEKPSSGLTFLGFNLNKEPMSDLTFRTAVSKALNYPELVSISTLGHGKAPNSGFIPPAMNDYVETDELQYNVNDAKKILADAGYKDSDGNGIIEGKDGKDIKLDFLIRDQFAREGDLVKEYLEKIGVGAEIHVVDQQTWTDQKDKFNYDITLTRTTPFGMIKEAGWATAYFESRMFGGGQLHTVSDPKFLELCDDLLSTTDQTKIAQSAKEVQQYYAENLPGIALYWKNDVTPYNKGITGWYSNPMFGIMNEFTFSGAKPVA, from the coding sequence ATGACAAATGTTAGGTCAATAATTTTAGGAATATTACTCATCCTCATGCTTGGATCCATGGGATCAGTCCTCGCTGAGGATAAGGTTTTAAAAATCGGTACCACTGATCAGATTAAATCCCTGTCTCTCTTAAGTGACTATAATCTTGAACAGATCAGCGAAGCCTCAAATCTCCCTTTAACTCAGTTTGATGAAAATGGAAAAGTCATTGGTGCTCTGGCTTCTTCGTATGAGGCTTCACCGGATAATACAGTCTGGACATTTACTCTCGCAGATAATATTTTCTGGAGTGATGGAAAACCGATCACTGGCGAAGATGTAATCTTCTCAATGGAAGTATATGAAACAGATGTCACAGCCAAATGGCTTAAAGAGTTAGTAAAAGATGCCAAAGTAGAGGGAAATAAGGTTATTTATACTCTTAATAAACCATACACAAATCTGGCACAGGATTTTGCAACTCGTGAAATACTGCCAAAGCATATCTGGGAATCTATCGACAAACCTCTGGAATATGCAGATCCAAAGGGATCGTATGTTGGATCAGGACCATTCTATATTGACAGCATAGATCTCAGTTCAGCCAAATTGATCTTTAAGAAAAATCCATACTGGAAAGGCAAACAACCATACTATGACTCTATTGAAGTCTCGTGGTTCAAGAATGAAGATGCAGCATCAAAAGCTCTTCAAAGTGGTGCAGTAGACACATACTGGAAGTATGCTACCTCATTCCCATATGCAAGCATTGATTCGCTAAAATCAACAGGTAACTTCGATATCCTTGAAAAACCATCAAGTGGCCTGACATTCCTTGGCTTTAACCTGAATAAGGAACCGATGTCTGATCTTACATTCAGGACTGCAGTCAGTAAGGCATTGAATTATCCAGAACTGGTAAGTATCTCTACCCTTGGTCACGGAAAGGCTCCGAATTCAGGGTTCATCCCACCAGCGATGAATGATTATGTAGAAACAGATGAACTCCAGTATAATGTGAACGATGCCAAAAAGATCCTCGCTGATGCCGGATACAAGGATTCAGATGGAAACGGAATCATAGAAGGGAAAGATGGAAAAGATATAAAACTTGATTTCCTGATTAGAGACCAGTTTGCCCGGGAAGGCGATCTTGTAAAAGAATATCTTGAAAAAATAGGGGTTGGAGCTGAGATACATGTTGTAGATCAGCAAACCTGGACTGATCAGAAAGATAAATTCAACTATGATATCACCCTGACCCGGACAACTCCATTTGGTATGATCAAGGAAGCAGGATGGGCTACTGCATACTTTGAGAGCAGGATGTTTGGAGGAGGTCAACTTCACACAGTCAGCGATCCAAAATTCCTGGAACTCTGTGACGATTTATTAAGTACCACCGATCAGACCAAGATTGCACAGTCTGCAAAAGAAGTCCAGCAGTATTATGCAGAAAACTTACCAGGAATCGCATTATACTGGAAAAATGATGTCACACCGTATAACAAGGGAATAACCGGATGGTATTCAAATCCAATGTTTGGAATTATGAATGAATTTACCTTCTCCGGTGCTAAACCGGTAGCCTAA
- a CDS encoding ABC transporter ATP-binding protein, with translation MRALHDFSCSLYAGECTAVIGESGCGKSVAAHAILKLFSDSTEITGSIRFDSQELITCSESRLKEIRGKRIGIIYQNPDRSLNPIYTIERQMKEPLQSHNISIPGAMRDHILKTLKRVGFPEPDQAMMQYPCQNSGGMNQRAATAVVLGLMPEVIIADEPTKGLDKERLVDIESCLMGIKVQNQSLLLITHDIPLAERIADTLIVMYAGQIVEAGPADEVLSSPLHPYTKGLLKSLPRNGFIPIEGSAPPLSSLPPGCRFANRCDCVTEVCTHQCPEITLTDTREVRCHLC, from the coding sequence ATGAGAGCACTTCATGACTTCTCATGTTCCTTGTATGCCGGAGAATGTACCGCAGTAATTGGAGAATCAGGATGTGGAAAATCGGTTGCTGCACATGCTATTTTAAAATTATTTTCAGATAGCACAGAAATAACCGGATCAATCCGATTTGATTCACAGGAGTTGATTACATGTTCAGAGTCCAGATTAAAGGAAATACGGGGAAAAAGAATCGGAATTATATATCAGAATCCGGACCGATCCTTAAACCCGATCTATACAATAGAACGGCAGATGAAAGAACCACTTCAATCTCATAACATCTCAATTCCAGGAGCCATGCGGGATCATATTCTGAAAACTCTGAAAAGAGTAGGCTTTCCTGAACCAGATCAGGCAATGATGCAATACCCATGCCAGAATTCTGGCGGAATGAATCAGAGGGCTGCAACAGCGGTTGTGCTAGGGCTTATGCCCGAGGTTATCATCGCTGATGAACCAACAAAGGGACTTGATAAAGAGCGGTTAGTAGATATTGAATCCTGTCTCATGGGGATAAAAGTGCAAAATCAGTCCCTTCTCCTCATTACTCATGATATACCACTTGCAGAGCGTATTGCAGATACCCTGATCGTGATGTATGCAGGACAGATAGTCGAGGCAGGACCTGCAGATGAGGTATTGTCCTCTCCACTCCATCCATACACGAAAGGGTTATTAAAAAGTCTTCCAAGGAACGGATTTATTCCGATAGAAGGATCTGCCCCACCTCTTTCATCTCTTCCCCCGGGTTGCCGGTTTGCAAACCGGTGTGATTGTGTAACAGAGGTATGCACCCACCAATGCCCTGAAATTACTCTGACAGATACACGTGAGGTACGATGTCATCTGTGTTAA